A segment of the Caballeronia sp. Lep1P3 genome:
TCGACGAAATCGCGGATCTGCTGAAACTGGAAGACGGAACGCACTGCGACGAAGCGAGCAGCCTCGCCGAACACAAGCTCAGGGACATACAGGGCAAGCTCACCGATCTCCAGCGCATGGAGGCCGTGCTGACCCAACTCGTGTGCGCGTGCCATTCACGCAGGGGTAACGTGTCGTGTCCGTTGATTGCGTCATTGCAGCGAGGTGAAGAATCAAGTGACGCCGGCGCCGTGTAAGGGGTATTCGGCCTTAACGTACGAAAAAATCCGTTTCTTGAGGGCACCCCATTTCGGCAACCGCGACGCCGACACGTAAATGCAACGATTTACCTGAAAAGTTTTCATCCAAACGTTGACATTTTCCTAATCGGGGGATACGGTCATTCGCTATTCGCAAATAGCGAATGTGAGGAACTGGGCAATGTTAAAAAGTCAAGATATTTTAGTTGCGTTGAAGCTCACCAGCCTCGCGCTCCAGAGCAAAGCAAAGGCAAATGAGAGAATTCCGTTGTCGACGTGGAGGGGCTGGGAAGAGCAGTCCGAGGAAGTCGGCCGCCAAGAGATCGATGCCTCTCGCTTCTTCGCGGACAATGGCCAATTGCGGTGGACGTACGCTGATCTTTCACAGACGCTACGGCTCAGCGCGTCAGAGTGCAACGCGGCCGTGAAACGGGGACTCACTAGTGGACTGCTATCGGTGTCGCTGAAAAGTTCGCAGCCGCGCCCTGCGCCTAAGCAGCTGCTCGAATTCATTGTTCACGGCGTGAAATATGTATTCCCGGCTAAAGAGGGACGACTTGCAAGGGGCGTCCCGACCGCTTTCGGTGCCCCGGTACTGAAGGGAAGGATGCTGACCGCCGGTGAACATGAGTACGTATGGGAAGATGCACAAGGGCTTTCGACCGGCCTGAGCATTGAGCCGTTGCATAAGTCAGTGCCTTTTGCAGTACGCGCCGACCCCGTCTTATATGAGCTGCTCGCCTTGACTGACGCCATAAGGTTCGGCAAGGCAAGGGAAAATACTTTGGCCACGGAGAGCCTGAGCAAGAGAATGCTGTCTATATGAATACCTTCGATAGACTACAGATGATGCTGGGAGCCGTCTCGACTGCGCTCGGGGACGACCTACTCGATCGCGTCGCGTTCGTCGGTGGTTGCGTAGTTGGGTTGCTGTTGACTGACGCCTACAGCCGTCAGCAAGTGCGGGCGACCGATGACGTTGATCTGGTCGTTGACGTCGTCTCCTACGCGGAGTATGCAAAGCTCGAGGCGATGCTGCGTGACAGAGGATTCGTAGTCTCCCCATACGATGATGTGAATTGCCGCTGGCGACTAGGGGAACTCATCGTCGATGTAATGCCAACGGATGAAAAGATTCTGGGATTTTCCAACAGGTGGTATCCGCAATCGCTCGCTACCGCACAGTGGCATCAGTTGGACGGAGGGGCCAAGCTCAAGGTCGTACAGGCCCCTTACTTCCTAGGCACAAAGCTGGATGCATTCGAGAATCGAGGTGCATCGGATCTTCTCGCCAGCCGCGACGCAGAAGACATATTCAATCTCGTGGACGGGCGCGAGAGCCTGGAGTATGAGATCGCGGCGGCAGAAGCTCCGCTGCGAGAATTCGTCACTGAATCGATCTCGCGATTACTCGAACACTCGGACTTCGAATACGCGATCCAGTCTGCGACAAACGGAAACATGGAACGTTCGCAGATGCTCTTTGACCGGTTCACGACACTGGCTAAAGCCAAGCGTAGCGATGCCGTTTGACTTCCGTTGGAGCAGCTCTCAGGGACGCACCTCACCCAGCAACGATGACTACGCGGGCCTCGCGGTCCTTCGCTCGCACGCGCTGGCAGTAGTCATCGACGGCGTATCGTCGCGCGCCAACAGCGGCGCGCTCGCACAGGAGCTATGTCGTCGAATCGTCGACAAGGCGGTCCAAAGTCGTTCTCTCCCCAGTGAGCAACAGGCCAGACTGTGGCTCCGAAAGACCCATGAAGAGATCGTTCAACTGCGGCTTGGGCCTGCGGCCGCCGCGTACATGATTGCCTGCTTCGACGAAGAGTCTGTGTTATTCACCTTGCACGCCGGAGACTGCAGGTTCGGACTCGTAGGGGTGGACGGGACTCCCGACTGGAAGACGCCGATCCACTCGCTCGCGACGGCTCTAACGCCTGTTCATGAAGACGTCCTTGCGCAAGCTGAGGGGCGCAACCAACTGACGAGAACGTTCGCGACGCGGCGGTTTGCGGAACCGGAATACCGAGAGTGGCGCCTCGCTGTTTCCAGTGCCGTCGTTTTAGGGACGGACGGTTTCTGGGCATCGACCGAACCAGAAGCGCAAGCGCTGGCGTGCGCGTCGGAAGCGGTTGACCTGGCATTTTGCCAAGAGGAAGACAGTAGCGTCCTTCTTGCTGCCTTTTCCAGCTCGTTTTCCGTTCACTTCCCCGATGGCACGCCAAATCTGTATGTCAAATTTAGCGAGTTCTAACGGCGGGCCGCCGCCGTTTTGAGTTGCGGCGACGCGCGCAAGCAATCTGCCGCATGTCGTTGTCGACGAAGCATTGAGAAAGCAGCGCGCCGGTAATTCTCGGCGCGCTGGCTTTAGACTTTGCCTTCAGGCCCTCCCATCCGCGTTGCGGTTAGGGCTTAGACGCGTCGTCCGCCGCATCTTTCAGGTTTTCCTTCGCGTCGGCCAGATCTTTGCGCGCCTCACCCGCGACCTGCTGAGCGTCGCCCTTGGCTTCCTGTGCAGGATCGTCCGTCATCTTGCCGACGCCCTCATTAATTTTGCCCTTGACCTTCTCGCCGACCCCTTTCACCTGATCTTCATTCATGGCTGTCTCCTGGTTCGCCTGCAGCGCGCAGGCACATCGAGGCGCGCAAAAGTTATGCCGGTCCTCTTCCTCTTCTGTCGGATTACCCGTGAAGCCGAACATAACGGCCTCTCAGAGAGACATGACGCACGCGCCGACGCCTTTGGTCGAACGTCGGCTTGACTCTCCCACGCGAACCGTAACCTGTCACTTGCACTGCGCGGGCTAAACAATCCGAACGGGTTGCCGTTATGCACAGTTGCGCCCATATGCGGCAGTCGTGCGCATTTCACAATCTGCGACAAGAACAAGTGACAAAGGAAAAAACATGTATTTCACCACGCCCGAATGGTGGGAAGACGCCCGACAACTGGCCGAGATCCAGCGCAACGTTACTGCCAAGATCGTAGAGTCGTCAGTCGCCGCCGGAATGACCGACCTGGAAGCGAGGCGCAAGGCCTATGGGATGTTTCTCGACCTTGCGAAGGCAGAGATGAATTTGAGCAGCGTGGTACTTCGCCAGACTGTCGGTATCTATGAGCGCTTTGGGCAGTCGGAGATGAGGCCCGAGCTGACGCGACTGTTCGGACTTACGGACATTTCTGCGCTCACTTCGAAAAGCGACGAGGAGGTGAAGCTTGCGCTGACGCTGAAGAAAGCCGATCCCCATATTACGCGCCATGAACTGATGAGCCGTCTGTCGATGCACTAGACTCACGGGTGACCGTGCGGCGGGCACGGTCGAACGGTCTTTTCCAAATTTGTAAGATCACGCAACGATGCTCGAATCGTATAAGAAGCTGAACACGTCTGACTGGATGGAAATCGGTCGGGAGCTACTGGCCTACAAGAAGCAAGTGCGAGCCGCGTACCCGGCTAACTCCATGTACCACGAAAGGCGCGCTGCTCAACTCTTCTATGACTACGCCGAAGTCACCCACAAGATCAAAGAGCAAACGGCGAGAAACCTGATCAGGAACTACGAACGGTTTGGCGCGTCTCATATGCGAGACGACCTTGAACGTGCTTTCACCACTAGCGAGTTGACTATGCTGTCGGCGAGGACAGACGATGAGGTCGCTGCCGCACTCAGGTTCAGGCTGGCGAATCCCCAAGCTGGCCGCGAAGAACTGAGAGCCTATCTCAAATCGACGACTGCACAGCATGTACTCGATCACTGACGTTGAGCAGGGCATCAACTATTGGCGGGGGCGCCAAGCTTCGACGGACGATTTTTCCATCTGCCCGCGCGGCCGCGTCCTCGCTGATGTCTATGGCTCGATGATTTTCCACCAGCAAGAATTCGTTGAGCCACGGAGCCTCACACCGGAACAGAACGAGGCGCTGAGCCTAGCCCTCGCCCAGAAAGAGCTTTTCTAGGTAGTACGTCTAGCGGAACGGCGTGTCGGAAAGCTCAGCACACCTACCCTGTCAAGTGAGCGCCCGTCTGCCGTTAATTGAGCCATTGCAAATCTTCCACGGCTCACACGGCTCACATGTTCTCTTCTATTCGCAGTCGCGTCCTTGCCGCCTCTGTTGCTATCGTCGTTGGCGGACTTGCCGTCAATACGGGCGTCAATTATGGCGTCGCTCATCGCTATAACAGCGAATCTATCGACAACAGCCTCACGGCCCTCCTGACCGGACACGAGGCCGGTATCGAGGAATGGGTCACGTCGAAAACGCAGATGATCGTCTCTGTTCAGGACGCTGCGCTAAGTCCTGATCCGGTACCGTTCCTCAAACAAGTCGCATCCGCTGGCGGGTTCACGAACGTGTATGTCGGCTATGCGGACAAGACGGCGAAGTTCTCCGATTCCACCGGTATTCCTGCCGATTACGACCCAACAGGACGGCCTTGGTATAAACAGGCGGTCGAGGCCGGTAAGCCGGTGGTGACACCACCCTACGTCGACGTTGGCACCGGCAAGCTGGTGGTCGCATTCTCCGCGCCGATCATCCGTGACGGCGCGGTCAAGGGCGTGGTATCGGGTGACGTGGCGATGGACAGCGTCGTTGCGAACATCAAGTCGATTCATCCGACGCCCCCAAGCTTCGGCATGTTGGTTGACCGTAGCGGCCAGATTGTCGCCGCCTCGGATGCGAAGCTCACACTGAAACCGGTGACTGAGGTCTCCAACGAACTGACGACGGACGCGATCAGCACTGCCTCTCAGGAACAATCGCATGCCATTGAAGCGACCGTCGATGGTGCGACGAAGCTGGTACGGGCTCGGGCAGTGCCGGGAACGAATTGGCTGACACTCGTTGCGCTCGACAAGTCGGAAGCGACGGCGGGGATGCGTTCCCTGTTGACTGGATCAATCCTCTCGCTGGCAGTGCTCGCCGCAATTGCCGCCGCTATCATCGGCGCCGTCACTGGCGTGGCCTTCAGGGGACTCGCGAAGGTGCGCGACGCAATGGAGGCCATCGGTTCGGGCAGCGGAGATCTCACCCAGCGCCTGCCGGCGACCGGCAACGACGAAGTGGCGCAGATCGCCCGCTCGTTTAATACATTCGTCGGCAAGATTAACGGCGTGATGGTGCAGATCCGCGACAAGAGCGAGGCTGTGCGTCATGCCGCCAACGAGATTGCTTCGGGCAATCACGATTTGTCGCGTCGCACGGAATCGGCCGCTGCAAGCCTCGAGGAAACCGCTGCTTCTATGAAAGAGATCACTTCTACCGTGACGCAATCGGCCAGCGCAGCCCGGCAGGCTGACCAAACCGCGACGACCGCAGCGAGCGCCGCGTCTCGTGGTGGCTCCGTCGTCTCCGACGTTGTCTCAACGATGAATGAGATCGAGGGTGCATCCGGCAAGATCGCCGACATCATTGGCGTGATCGAGGGGATCGCCTTCCAGACGAACATCCTTGCGCTGAACGCCGCGGTTGAGGCCGCACGCGCAGGCGAGGATGGTCGTGGATTCGCTGTCGTAGCCGGTGAAGTTCGAACGCTCGCTCAGCGTAGTGCCCAGGCCGCAAAGGAGATCAAGGAACTGATCGACTCGAGCGTGACGAGCGTGTCGACCGGCGCGTCGCTGGTTCAGCAGGCGGGCGAGACGATGACCGAAATCGTAGGCCGGGTCTCAAGCGTAACCACGATCATCGGCGAGATTACGAACGCGGCCGACGAACAGACGCGCGGCATTCAGGAAATCAACCGTGCCGTGGCGCAGCTCGACGAGATGGTTCAGCAGACGTAGGGCAAATTAAGTCTGTCAACGCGGAATCCCGGCGTGGCAAGGGCGCGCGGTTCGAAAGTGACCACTTTGTTTCCACTCCGAACGAAATAGAGTCGTCATCTCGCATAAGTCCGCATTAAATTTGTCAATTCACGTAGACTTCGAATCCCGTCCGTAAGCTGTTGATCTTATGGAAAATTCCCCGCACATCCCGGGGCCAATCGCGCTTGCCCGTCGCCCGCATGGCGCGCACCGGCTCGAAGCCTTCAGCCCGAAGCTGGCCCGGCGCCTGACCTTCTACCGGCGCGCCCTGCTCGATCAACGGGTGCTGCTGGAGGCGGACCCCGCCGCAATCACGTTTTGCGAACGCCCCGGATTCGTTCAGTTCGGCGGGCAGCGGTACCTTGCGGACTTCTGGGTGCGTTACGCTGATCGGCAGGAATTAGTTGTCCTCACTGATGCGGCCCCTGCGATCGACCTAGTACCGGAAGCGGGTTCCGACGCGAGTGCGCTGGATGTCCGATCCGTCCAGGCGGCAGAACTGGCGGCCTCTCGCGTGTGGGTTGAAAATTGGCAACGCATGCTTCCCTGTATTGTCGCGACGCGGCGCCTTGTGTCCGCGTCGCTATCCAACGCCATCGAACGCTTCGCCGGCAGCCCACAGCCTTTGCTCACGATCGAGCGTGAGTTCTCGACGGGCGATCCCATTCTTGTGCGTGCGGCGGTCTTTGGCTTGTTGCACGCCGGCCGTATACGCGCTCCCGATCTTCGAACTGACGCGTTGTCGCTGCTCACGTCGTTTGTTGCCGCCGGGCAACCGCAATGAGCCGCCGGAAACCTGCGTTGCAGGCGCTCGATATCGCGGCGTGGCCCAACGTTGCCTGGACGGAGTTTGACCCGGAAAAGCGACGCGCCTTCGAGGCAGGGATGCAGGCAATCGAACGCTACGCTCGTGGCGAGTCCGTCAAAGATATCGAGCTGGCGACGGGCGTCAATCGGCGTCAGCTCTATCGCTGGCTCGAACGTGGGCTGTCGCTGCATCCCGACGGTCGCGTGTATGGATTTCGCGCACTGGTGGCGCACGTGCGCGTCGGCGACTATGTCCGTGTAAGCCCCGTCACCGTGCGGGGCGAACGCGGCAGTCGCGGTGCGGTAGGTGCACTGTCGCAGTTGTTCCAGCGTTATCCGACGCTCGCGGCGTGGTTGCTGCTGCAAGTCAGGCAGCGTCGTGTGTTGCTCGAGCAGGTCAACACCGATGGACGGTTGCGCACGCGTTTGCGGGGTCTGCAATCGCTGCACGATGAGTTCCTGCGACAGTGCCGCGCGGTTGGTATCCCGGCGGCAGATTATCCTTTCAATACCGCGGGCCACGCAGTTCGTTCGCTATCGCTACGTCTGAGGGCGGAAATGCTGCGCAGCTTCGGCACTGCCGCCCGGTCCGCGGGCGCCTCGCACCTGAAGGGGTTGCCGCAACGGGATGACGGCGCGGGAAGCCCGGCCGCGACGCGTCCCTATCAGGTGGTGGAATTCGACGGCCACCGGCTCGACGTCCGGCTGAAGGTAGTGGTACGCGATCCGCTTGGCTTTGAACACGAGTTCGAGATGGAGCGCGTCTGGCTGCTGGTGATCATCGATGTGTGCACGCGCGTGGTGCTGGGGTATCACCTCGTGCTCGCACGTGAATACAGCCGCTACGACGTGATCAAGACGATCGAAAAGACGCTCGAGCCGCATCATGCACGGCCCATTACCATTGACGGCCTCGGTTATGGATTTCACGACGGCTTTGCCTCGCAGCGGCTGCCGGAACTGGCGTACGTGACGTGGGAGTGGATGCGTCTCGACAACGCGAAGGCTAACCTCGCGAACGAGACGTTGGCGGCGTTGTGCGAATTCGTCGGCTGTGCGGTCGACGCGGGACCGACGTACTGTCCGGACGAGCGACCGTATATCGAGCGCTTCTTCGGCACGATCGCGAGCCGGTTGTCGTCGCGGCTGCCCGGGTACACGGGTTCGCATTCACGCGATCTGCGCCGAGCTCTCGCCGATCCGAATGGCAACCTGCGGCTCTATGTATCGCTCGACGAACTCGAGGAACTGGTTGAATACGCGATCGCGAGCTACAACGGCACGCCGCATGGCGGTTTGAACAACGCCACTCCGCTCGAGGCGATGGAGTATTTCGTTCGCGGCAAACAGGTGCTGCTCTCGTGGTTGCCCGAGCATCATCGCCGCACGATGTGCCTGATGCAATCGGCGCGGCGCTGCCGGGTGCGGGCCTATCTCGACCAGGGCGTGCGTCCGCACATCAACCTGCACGGCGTCCGTTATACGAACGACGTGTTGGCGACCGGCACGCACCTGATCGGCAGGCACCTGCTCGTGTACATGAATGCCGACGACCTGCGCTGCGTCCGTGCGTTCCTGCCTGACGGTGCCGAACTGGGAGTACTCGATGCGCAAGGGGCATGGCGCGTGGTACCACATAACCTCAAGTTGCGGCAGGAGATCCGCAAGCTGCGTGGCAGGCAACGGGGCCGTGAGGCGGGTGGAGCGAATCCGATCGAAGTGTACGTTCAAACGAAGCTCGCCCAAGCGAAGAAGACGCGTAGGGCCGCGACTGAACTCGCGCGTGCAGTGAAGTTGCTCGCCTCAGCGCCGACGGTACGCACGCCCGCCGGTCCGGCGCAGCCAGTCGAGCCCGGGGCTGCTGCCACGACTGGCGCACCGACGGGGTCTGCCACGACAACCGCGACCGCCGTTGAGCTTACTCCGCGCGCCCGGGTCCGGCCGAAGAAACTTTCCATCGGCACCGGCCAGGTCTTCTAACGCTGTCGTTTGTACGTTTGTACGAGAGGCATCATGTCGCTTCAGATACCGCGTCCGATTGACCCGTCGCTGCATCCGTTAGCTACTGGCAACTATCGAATCGCGACCCCGGCGATCGAGGCGTTCTACGAACTGGTGCTCCGATGTCTGCATTACCGGATTATGGGCGCGCTCATCTATGGTCCGTCGCGGATCGGCAAGACGCGCGCGATCGAGTACGTGAGGCTGCTGCTCGCGCGCAACTACCCGAAGATGACCAGCTATCACGCGCAGTGTGAACACAAGCCGCGGCACGCCGAAGGTCCGTTCTTCGCGAACTTGCTCGAAGCGGTCGGCGATCCCGACCGAACGCTGGCTCTAATCCTTCCAAGCGCATGCGACTCTCGTTAACGATTCGCGAGGCCGCCGCGCGCGCGGGCAGCGGCACTGTGCTGCTCTTTTGCGACGAAGCGCAGCGCTACAACGAAAATGAGTATGAGTGGCTGCGCGACGTGCATGACGCACTCGACCGGCAGCAGATCAAGCTGTTCACTTTTCTGGTCGGCCAGCAGGAGTTGCTCGCGCAAAAGACCGCCCTGCAGGTGGCTGGCAAAACCCAGATCGTCGCGCGGCTGATGGTTGAGGAACTGTCGTTCTCCGGCATTCGAAACGCCGAAGATGTGGCGACATGTCTGCACGGGTACGACGAGACCGCGTACCCGGAGGGCAGCGCGTGGAGCCTTACGCGCTTCTATGTCCCGCAGACCTTCGATGCCGGATACCGGCTGGTCAGTGACGCTGACGTGCTCTGGCAGGCGTTCGACGACGCACATCACAGGGCCAGCCTGCCGGGTCGCCTGGAAATTCCGATGGAATCGTTCTCGCGAGCCGTCGAGATTGTGCTCAAGGAAAGCGAACTGAGGGATCGGTTGGAATACAGTCCGGAACCCGCGTTATGGGCGTACGCGGTGCAGCACTGCGGCTATGTTCAGTCCCGTCATGCAACCGGACGCGTCCTCGTCGCCGCCGCGTAGCGCCGCGCTGGCCGGCGCACCGCGCTTTCCGATCCTCACGCTCGACGAGCGCAAGCTGACACCTGCACTCGGTTACATCTTCGACCGGAGATGGCTTGATCCCTGCGAGTCGCTTATCTCGATTCTTTGGAAATTCGAAAAAGCGAATGCTCTACCAGGCTACACGGTTGCGCGATTGATGGGTCCGGACATCGATCCCTACGCGGGGATCGCGCCGCAACTGGGCCTGGTCGATCTTCGCCGGTTGCATCAAAGCCTACCCGTGCCAGTCAAAACGCTGCGTGCGGCGCTGCTGCCGCCGCCCCAGCGGCGCGGTTGCAGCAGCGTTTTTCGGCACTGCCGTCGTTGTATGGCCCATGGCTACCACAGCGTGTTGCACCAGTTGGAGAGTATCAGCGTCTGCCCGGCACATCACCAGTCACTGGAAAGCGCGTGCCGGCGCTGCGGCTACGAAGCGCCGCATTTGGTAAACGTGAGGCTTTTGGAGACGCCGTATCGCTGCGCGTATTGCCGCGCGAGCTATGGTGGTCA
Coding sequences within it:
- the merR gene encoding Hg(II)-responsive transcriptional regulator codes for the protein MKNGCESLTIGAFAKAAGVNVETIRFYQRKGLLLEPEKPYGSIRRYGAADVTRVRFVKSAQRLGFSLDEIADLLKLEDGTHCDEASSLAEHKLRDIQGKLTDLQRMEAVLTQLVCACHSRRGNVSCPLIASLQRGEESSDAGAV
- a CDS encoding protein phosphatase 2C domain-containing protein, whose amino-acid sequence is MPFDFRWSSSQGRTSPSNDDYAGLAVLRSHALAVVIDGVSSRANSGALAQELCRRIVDKAVQSRSLPSEQQARLWLRKTHEEIVQLRLGPAAAAYMIACFDEESVLFTLHAGDCRFGLVGVDGTPDWKTPIHSLATALTPVHEDVLAQAEGRNQLTRTFATRRFAEPEYREWRLAVSSAVVLGTDGFWASTEPEAQALACASEAVDLAFCQEEDSSVLLAAFSSSFSVHFPDGTPNLYVKFSEF
- a CDS encoding CsbD family protein; amino-acid sequence: MNEDQVKGVGEKVKGKINEGVGKMTDDPAQEAKGDAQQVAGEARKDLADAKENLKDAADDASKP
- a CDS encoding DUF3717 domain-containing protein, which encodes MYSITDVEQGINYWRGRQASTDDFSICPRGRVLADVYGSMIFHQQEFVEPRSLTPEQNEALSLALAQKELF
- a CDS encoding DDE-type integrase/transposase/recombinase, producing MSRRKPALQALDIAAWPNVAWTEFDPEKRRAFEAGMQAIERYARGESVKDIELATGVNRRQLYRWLERGLSLHPDGRVYGFRALVAHVRVGDYVRVSPVTVRGERGSRGAVGALSQLFQRYPTLAAWLLLQVRQRRVLLEQVNTDGRLRTRLRGLQSLHDEFLRQCRAVGIPAADYPFNTAGHAVRSLSLRLRAEMLRSFGTAARSAGASHLKGLPQRDDGAGSPAATRPYQVVEFDGHRLDVRLKVVVRDPLGFEHEFEMERVWLLVIIDVCTRVVLGYHLVLAREYSRYDVIKTIEKTLEPHHARPITIDGLGYGFHDGFASQRLPELAYVTWEWMRLDNAKANLANETLAALCEFVGCAVDAGPTYCPDERPYIERFFGTIASRLSSRLPGYTGSHSRDLRRALADPNGNLRLYVSLDELEELVEYAIASYNGTPHGGLNNATPLEAMEYFVRGKQVLLSWLPEHHRRTMCLMQSARRCRVRAYLDQGVRPHINLHGVRYTNDVLATGTHLIGRHLLVYMNADDLRCVRAFLPDGAELGVLDAQGAWRVVPHNLKLRQEIRKLRGRQRGREAGGANPIEVYVQTKLAQAKKTRRAATELARAVKLLASAPTVRTPAGPAQPVEPGAAATTGAPTGSATTTATAVELTPRARVRPKKLSIGTGQVF